One genomic segment of Paenibacillus durus includes these proteins:
- a CDS encoding alpha/beta hydrolase, which translates to MIHIFRQGSDSSKPTLVLFHGTGGNEHDMLPLAEMLSPGSSLLGIRGNVLENGMPRFFRRLSEGVFDEADLVARTHELKAFLDEAAAKYGFDPARLTAVGYSNGANIAGSLLMHYGNLFSSAVLLHPMVPLRGLTPQPLGGVSVFIGAGVNDPLVSVAETKELHEMLASAGADVTLHWSSQGHRLSAAEAEAAKDWLDGQSFN; encoded by the coding sequence ATGATTCATATCTTCCGGCAAGGTTCCGATTCCTCGAAGCCGACGCTTGTACTGTTTCACGGGACGGGCGGCAACGAGCATGATATGCTGCCACTCGCCGAGATGCTGTCGCCGGGCTCATCCTTGCTCGGTATCCGGGGCAACGTGCTGGAGAACGGGATGCCCCGTTTCTTCCGGCGTCTGTCGGAAGGTGTATTCGACGAAGCCGACCTGGTCGCTCGGACACATGAGCTGAAAGCCTTTCTGGACGAGGCGGCGGCAAAATACGGCTTCGATCCCGCCCGGCTTACGGCCGTCGGCTATTCCAACGGAGCCAATATCGCGGGCAGTCTGCTGATGCATTACGGAAACCTCTTTTCTTCCGCAGTGCTGCTGCATCCGATGGTTCCGCTGCGGGGACTCACTCCTCAGCCTTTAGGCGGTGTTTCCGTCTTCATCGGGGCAGGCGTTAACGATCCCCTAGTCTCAGTCGCGGAGACTAAGGAGCTTCATGAGATGCTGGCAAGCGCGGGCGCGGACGTGACATTGCACTGGAGCAGCCAGGGACACCGGCTGAGCGCCGCCGAAGCGGAAGCGGCGAAGGACTGGCTGGACGGTCAAAGCTTTAACTGA
- a CDS encoding YcxB family protein — MNSVSFRYSDFIKPSMRYYFYNTLRFRLMYLIGLVTLAFGCSVLSVSYSEILLLMSLFLLFLLTYVYLNYCYFAPMRVARDRRYHKIYTLSFSEEGVELKADDFKSQLNWQYIKKVWETKDLYYLFHDKRAFWILPKNKFISQEQEELFREIVSRNHRIQKGINR, encoded by the coding sequence ATGAACAGCGTATCTTTTCGATATAGTGATTTTATAAAACCTTCAATGAGATACTACTTTTATAACACTTTGAGATTTAGGCTGATGTATCTTATTGGACTAGTTACCCTTGCTTTCGGTTGTTCAGTCTTATCCGTTTCTTATTCTGAAATTCTCTTATTGATGAGTTTGTTTTTGCTTTTTCTTTTAACTTACGTTTACCTGAATTATTGTTATTTCGCTCCTATGAGAGTAGCGAGAGATAGACGGTATCACAAAATCTATACTTTATCCTTTAGTGAAGAAGGAGTAGAGCTTAAGGCCGATGATTTTAAATCCCAACTGAATTGGCAATATATTAAAAAAGTCTGGGAGACAAAAGATTTGTATTATCTATTTCATGACAAGCGAGCGTTTTGGATCCTGCCAAAAAATAAGTTCATTAGCCAAGAGCAAGAGGAACTCTTCAGGGAAATCGTTTCCAGAAATCATCGAATACAAAAAGGGATAAATAGGTAA
- a CDS encoding ring-cleaving dioxygenase → MTLQTAGIHHITAFVQDAQRNADFYAGILGLRLVKKTVNFDAPEVYHLYFGNESGTPGTIITFFPSPIGRKGRIGSGMVGVTTYAVPAGSLGFWEERLQAYDIPYTTVHRIGETYLSLADYDGLRVELVEREEGPLSAWSFGGIPVEHAIKGFGGAVLYSINPASTEDTLVNTLGFERIAEGDGYVRFRAEGPYGNIIDIKTDPLPFGAGGSGTVHHIAWRAKDDAEQLEWREFVQSRGFHVTPVQDRNYFNAIYFREEGGILFEIATDPPGFANDEEPEHLGEKLMLPAWYEPHRAEIESNLAPFEVREIEVKAE, encoded by the coding sequence ATGACACTTCAAACTGCAGGGATTCACCATATTACAGCGTTCGTTCAGGACGCTCAGCGGAACGCGGACTTTTATGCAGGCATTCTTGGTTTGCGGCTCGTGAAAAAAACAGTCAATTTCGACGCGCCGGAGGTCTATCACCTGTACTTTGGCAACGAAAGCGGAACTCCGGGCACGATCATCACGTTCTTTCCTTCGCCTATCGGACGTAAGGGAAGAATCGGCAGCGGCATGGTCGGTGTGACGACCTATGCAGTGCCTGCCGGTTCGCTCGGATTCTGGGAAGAACGGCTTCAAGCCTATGACATCCCGTATACCACTGTTCATCGCATCGGGGAGACCTATCTTTCCCTGGCTGATTACGACGGCCTGCGGGTCGAACTGGTGGAGCGGGAAGAAGGGCCTTTGAGCGCTTGGTCGTTCGGAGGAATTCCGGTAGAGCATGCCATTAAGGGGTTTGGCGGAGCCGTGCTGTACAGCATAAATCCGGCGAGCACGGAAGATACGCTGGTCAATACGCTCGGTTTTGAACGAATCGCCGAAGGAGACGGTTATGTGCGCTTTAGAGCGGAGGGGCCGTACGGCAACATTATCGATATCAAGACCGACCCGCTGCCTTTTGGGGCGGGGGGAAGCGGTACGGTGCATCATATCGCATGGCGCGCCAAAGACGACGCGGAGCAACTGGAGTGGAGAGAATTCGTACAGAGCCGGGGCTTTCATGTGACTCCGGTGCAAGACCGGAATTACTTCAACGCCATCTACTTCCGTGAAGAGGGCGGCATCCTGTTCGAGATTGCGACGGATCCTCCAGGCTTTGCGAACGATGAGGAACCGGAACATCTGGGCGAAAAGCTGATGCTCCCAGCATGGTATGAGCCGCACCGGGCGGAGATTGAGAGCAATCTGGCTCCTTTTGAGGTGCGGGAAATTGAGGTGAAGGCGGAATGA
- a CDS encoding MarR family winged helix-turn-helix transcriptional regulator, translating to MSGPKEELIVAGDVRGKDEAASLKLFVVLSKAYRSLMDRAVKDMKSYGLSSAEFMVLEVLYHRTRIPLQQIGEKILVTSGSITYNIDKLEKKGLLKRVPCSEDRRVTYAEITEEGRRLFDEIFPKHVAMIHGMMAGLNTEEKEQATEWLKLLGKGAGS from the coding sequence ATGAGCGGACCGAAAGAGGAGCTGATCGTAGCCGGAGATGTACGGGGCAAGGATGAAGCGGCATCGCTGAAGTTATTCGTGGTTCTGTCCAAAGCCTACCGGAGTCTGATGGACCGGGCGGTCAAGGATATGAAGAGCTACGGGCTGTCATCCGCCGAGTTTATGGTGCTTGAGGTGCTCTATCACAGAACCCGCATTCCGCTGCAGCAGATCGGAGAGAAGATTCTGGTCACCAGCGGAAGCATCACCTATAACATCGACAAGCTGGAGAAGAAGGGGCTGCTGAAGCGCGTTCCCTGCAGTGAGGACCGCCGCGTGACATACGCTGAGATTACCGAAGAGGGCCGGAGGCTGTTCGACGAAATTTTTCCGAAGCATGTAGCGATGATTCACGGAATGATGGCCGGACTGAACACGGAAGAGAAGGAGCAGGCGACCGAATGGTTGAAGCTGCTTGGTAAAGGGGCCGGTTCCTAG
- a CDS encoding 1,4-dihydroxy-6-naphthoate synthase, whose amino-acid sequence MTAELNIAYSPCPNDTFVFHAWAHGLVPGAPKLNVTYADIDITNGLAADGTGPELLKISYAALPWALDRYKLLPCGGALGRGCGPLLLTKGGPQDANSTSALSGRRVAVPSERSTAYLLFRLWAAQQVPGGIGEIVVMPFHEIMPAVRDGAIDAGLVIHEARFTYTSYGLHMLVDLGSWWESDTGLPIPLGAIIARRDLDTDAVSGWIRTSLRHAWDNPEASREYVLSHAQELSPQVAKSHIDLYVNDFTMDLGESGYAAISALLDRAAGEGLVPPIDSALLR is encoded by the coding sequence ATGACCGCAGAACTAAATATTGCTTATTCGCCTTGCCCCAACGATACATTTGTCTTTCACGCCTGGGCGCACGGACTCGTACCGGGCGCGCCGAAGCTGAATGTCACCTACGCCGACATCGACATTACGAACGGTCTTGCCGCAGACGGCACAGGCCCTGAGCTGCTGAAAATCTCTTATGCCGCCCTGCCTTGGGCGCTGGACCGGTATAAACTGCTGCCCTGCGGCGGCGCGCTTGGCCGGGGCTGCGGGCCGCTGCTGCTGACCAAGGGCGGTCCGCAGGACGCCAACAGCACGTCGGCGCTGTCCGGCCGCCGCGTCGCCGTGCCCAGCGAGCGCTCCACCGCCTACCTGCTGTTTCGGCTGTGGGCGGCGCAGCAGGTGCCGGGAGGCATCGGCGAAATCGTCGTCATGCCTTTTCATGAGATTATGCCTGCCGTACGGGACGGCGCAATCGACGCCGGACTCGTCATCCACGAGGCCCGCTTCACCTATACCTCTTACGGGCTGCACATGCTGGTCGACCTTGGAAGCTGGTGGGAGAGCGATACGGGACTTCCTATCCCGCTCGGCGCGATTATCGCCCGCCGCGATCTGGACACAGACGCCGTCAGCGGCTGGATTCGCACCTCTCTCCGTCACGCCTGGGACAACCCGGAAGCTTCGCGGGAGTATGTACTGAGCCATGCTCAAGAGCTGTCTCCCCAGGTAGCCAAGTCACATATCGATTTGTATGTGAATGATTTTACGATGGATCTGGGCGAGAGCGGCTATGCCGCCATATCGGCTCTGCTGGACCGGGCGGCGGGTGAAGGGCTCGTCCCCCCAATCGATTCGGCGCTGCTGCGTTAG
- a CDS encoding TetR family transcriptional regulator: MTNDLPLTKDMILDAAEQVLRRYGPDKTSVIDIAKFLQVSHGTLYRHFASKAALREAVTERWLDKSVAEPLEEIAGTAKGSAAEQLLLWLETLIGKKRKYAVDDAEMFVMYGAVTLETGKIITLHIDRLIKQVASIIERGMQTGEFKPGSADAIARAVFQATTKFHHPAHAHEWSSETIDDDFDTVWRLLLSGLK, translated from the coding sequence ATGACCAATGATTTGCCATTAACGAAAGACATGATTTTAGATGCCGCAGAACAGGTGCTGAGGCGTTATGGACCAGATAAAACCTCGGTTATAGATATAGCCAAATTTCTTCAAGTCAGTCACGGAACGCTATATCGGCATTTCGCGAGCAAAGCTGCTTTGCGGGAGGCCGTTACGGAGAGGTGGCTGGACAAAAGCGTTGCCGAGCCTTTGGAGGAGATTGCAGGTACGGCTAAAGGGAGCGCTGCGGAGCAGCTGCTCTTATGGCTGGAGACGCTCATAGGTAAGAAGCGGAAGTATGCGGTGGATGATGCCGAAATGTTTGTCATGTATGGAGCCGTTACGCTGGAAACAGGCAAAATTATTACGCTGCATATCGATCGCTTGATAAAGCAGGTTGCATCGATCATCGAACGCGGCATGCAGACGGGCGAGTTCAAGCCGGGTTCGGCTGATGCTATTGCAAGGGCAGTTTTCCAGGCAACAACTAAATTTCATCATCCTGCCCATGCCCATGAGTGGTCGTCAGAGACGATCGACGATGACTTCGATACGGTATGGCGCTTGCTCCTTTCCGGACTTAAGTAA
- a CDS encoding DoxX family protein: MISVGLLLIRLFIGVAFIGHGAQKLFGWFGGYGPKGTGGWMESVGIKPGVAMAVLAGILELGGGLLFAAGLFTPVGAVMLILAMAGAMKVHLSNGFWATANGYEYPLTLLVVAAGVALAGPGSISLDHLLF; the protein is encoded by the coding sequence ATGATTAGTGTAGGATTGCTGTTGATTCGTTTGTTTATCGGTGTTGCTTTTATCGGCCATGGAGCGCAGAAGCTGTTCGGTTGGTTCGGAGGCTACGGCCCTAAGGGAACAGGCGGATGGATGGAATCGGTCGGCATTAAGCCGGGTGTGGCGATGGCAGTCCTGGCCGGAATTCTTGAGCTTGGAGGCGGATTATTGTTCGCGGCAGGGCTGTTCACACCGGTTGGGGCCGTGATGCTGATCTTGGCCATGGCCGGAGCGATGAAGGTACATTTATCCAATGGTTTCTGGGCCACTGCAAACGGTTATGAATATCCATTGACGTTGCTTGTTGTAGCGGCGGGTGTCGCGCTGGCGGGTCCTGGCTCTATCTCGCTGGATCATCTGTTGTTCTAA
- a CDS encoding futalosine hydrolase: MTSRFDPGYAGEQDLSKPGQALPGVLIVTAVEAEAEAVRRGLGGADGFTVIAAGAGPAAAAAGTAAALAAGSYGCVVSAGIGGGFPGRAALGSLVVASELVHADLGAETPEGFRSAAELGFGRTHYPADTGRAARLAAGLAAAGLDVSTGPVLTVSAATGSAETAAALAARVPGAAAEAMEGCGVAAAALARNLPVLEIRAISNPVGPRDRDAWRIGEALEALAAAGPILSEVLK; this comes from the coding sequence GTGACTTCCCGCTTTGACCCCGGCTATGCCGGAGAACAAGATTTATCCAAGCCAGGACAAGCCCTCCCGGGTGTTCTGATCGTAACCGCCGTGGAGGCCGAGGCCGAGGCCGTCCGGCGCGGTCTCGGCGGCGCGGACGGCTTCACCGTCATCGCCGCGGGCGCGGGCCCTGCCGCAGCAGCGGCCGGAACCGCCGCCGCGCTTGCAGCCGGCTCCTACGGCTGCGTCGTCAGCGCCGGGATCGGCGGCGGCTTCCCCGGCAGGGCAGCGCTCGGCTCGCTGGTCGTTGCCAGCGAGCTCGTCCATGCCGACCTCGGGGCCGAGACGCCCGAGGGCTTCCGCAGCGCGGCCGAGCTCGGCTTCGGCCGCACGCATTACCCGGCCGATACGGGCCGGGCAGCGAGGCTCGCCGCCGGACTTGCGGCGGCGGGGCTTGACGTGAGCACGGGACCCGTGCTCACGGTCTCGGCGGCGACCGGCTCCGCAGAGACGGCCGCAGCCCTGGCGGCGCGCGTGCCTGGCGCGGCCGCCGAGGCCATGGAAGGCTGCGGGGTCGCCGCAGCCGCCCTGGCGCGGAATCTCCCGGTGCTGGAGATTCGCGCGATCTCGAACCCGGTCGGTCCCCGCGACCGGGACGCCTGGCGCATCGGCGAGGCGCTGGAAGCGCTCGCCGCCGCCGGGCCCATCCTATCGGAGGTGCTGAAATGA
- a CDS encoding GrpB family protein, which yields MEDQWRIAPFDAEWRDLFLEIGLKLRHSLGGWAIRIDHVGSTSIIGMDAKPIIDIQISVENIEDESSYKWLIEKNGFELRPENPDRTKKYFREVPGNRRTHIHVRQAGSYSEQLTLLFRDYLRYSSEDRQRYIQEKHRLMNLYKNDRPKYVEGKGPIVWDILQKAHIWSQETGWRPGKTDV from the coding sequence ATGGAAGATCAATGGCGGATAGCCCCATTTGACGCTGAATGGAGGGATCTTTTTCTTGAAATTGGATTAAAGCTAAGGCATTCATTAGGGGGATGGGCCATTCGAATTGATCATGTCGGTTCAACTTCCATTATAGGTATGGATGCAAAGCCCATTATTGACATTCAGATTTCTGTCGAAAACATTGAGGACGAGTCAAGTTACAAATGGTTGATTGAGAAAAATGGATTTGAACTAAGACCAGAGAATCCGGATAGAACTAAAAAGTATTTTCGCGAGGTACCAGGTAATAGAAGGACTCATATTCATGTTAGACAGGCAGGGAGTTATTCAGAGCAATTGACATTGCTTTTTCGAGATTACCTTCGTTATTCCTCAGAGGATCGTCAACGATATATTCAAGAAAAACATCGACTGATGAATCTTTATAAGAACGACCGGCCGAAGTATGTTGAAGGAAAAGGTCCGATTGTATGGGATATTTTGCAGAAAGCCCACATTTGGTCACAAGAAACAGGCTGGAGGCCCGGAAAGACAGATGTGTGA
- a CDS encoding macro domain-containing protein yields MEFEEIKKDLFTMPGEYYLAHCISADAKMGAGIAVQFRKRFKLSLLQDMASKNELIVGKCYKVDRVFNLITKTKYWQKPTYETLTLSLSSMKEICLQESINQIAMPEIGCGLDKLQWGRVKEIITNEFINTSVKITVCRL; encoded by the coding sequence GTGGAATTTGAAGAGATAAAGAAAGATTTATTTACAATGCCAGGGGAATACTATTTAGCCCACTGTATTTCAGCAGATGCTAAGATGGGGGCGGGTATTGCTGTACAATTTCGGAAGAGATTCAAGCTATCTTTACTTCAAGATATGGCAAGTAAAAATGAATTAATTGTAGGTAAATGCTATAAAGTAGACAGAGTGTTTAATCTAATAACCAAGACAAAGTATTGGCAAAAACCAACCTATGAGACATTAACTTTATCATTAAGTTCAATGAAAGAAATTTGTTTGCAAGAATCCATCAACCAAATAGCCATGCCTGAAATTGGTTGTGGCCTAGATAAATTACAATGGGGAAGAGTAAAAGAAATAATAACAAATGAATTTATCAATACATCTGTAAAAATCACAGTTTGTAGATTATAG
- a CDS encoding SDR family oxidoreductase — MTQSKQNVVLVTGAGTGIGNLSARSLAASGHTVYASMRDVEGRNASKAKALHDYAAVNGYKLKAVELDVLSQESADRAVQTIVEEQGRLDVVMHNAGHLVVGVVEAFSPEEIVKVFDTNVLGTQRVNRAALPYMRAQQSGLLLWISSTTVRGGFPPFLGPYVAAKAAMDSLAQTMAYEVAKFGIETSFVVPGAFTQGTSHFPSAGHPQDEQTSAAYDRINYLLDEVGDRLSALTPPDADPQAVADEVARIVSLPAGSRPARSVIDFVNDGAAEVTELSEKLRIEFVHRLGLEELLKPAVL; from the coding sequence ATGACTCAAAGCAAACAAAACGTTGTACTCGTAACAGGCGCAGGCACCGGAATCGGAAATTTATCCGCCCGCTCGCTCGCTGCTTCTGGTCATACGGTATATGCCAGCATGCGTGACGTAGAGGGGCGCAATGCTTCGAAAGCGAAAGCCCTTCATGATTACGCCGCAGTGAATGGGTATAAGCTGAAGGCCGTGGAGCTGGATGTACTGTCGCAGGAATCCGCGGATCGTGCGGTACAGACGATCGTAGAGGAGCAAGGAAGATTGGACGTTGTTATGCATAATGCCGGCCACTTGGTCGTCGGGGTTGTCGAAGCGTTCTCGCCGGAGGAAATAGTCAAGGTGTTCGATACGAATGTCCTTGGTACGCAGAGGGTAAACCGGGCGGCGCTGCCGTACATGCGGGCGCAGCAATCCGGCCTGCTGCTCTGGATCAGCAGCACGACCGTACGCGGCGGCTTCCCGCCGTTCCTTGGACCTTATGTAGCTGCCAAAGCGGCAATGGATTCCCTGGCCCAGACGATGGCTTACGAAGTTGCGAAGTTCGGCATCGAAACATCGTTCGTCGTACCCGGCGCTTTTACGCAAGGGACATCCCATTTTCCAAGCGCGGGCCATCCGCAGGATGAGCAGACCTCCGCAGCCTATGACCGCATTAATTACCTGCTCGACGAGGTAGGGGACCGCTTAAGTGCCTTGACTCCGCCTGACGCAGATCCGCAAGCGGTTGCGGACGAAGTGGCCCGAATCGTCAGCCTGCCGGCTGGCAGCCGTCCGGCACGTTCGGTCATCGATTTCGTGAACGACGGCGCGGCTGAAGTGACCGAGCTGTCCGAGAAGCTGCGCATTGAATTCGTGCATCGCCTTGGTTTGGAGGAGCTGTTGAAACCGGCCGTTTTGTAG